The Prochlorococcus sp. MIT 1341 genomic interval TAAGTCCCAATAGGTATTTGAAGAGCACCCATTTTTGGATTGAGGTAAATCACGTGATGAGGCTCATCCCATGCAGGGTTGAGGAGAGTAAAAGTGCGACTTCCTTCTAAAACTAAGTTGTGATCAATCTGATGGTAATGAACGTAATACTGCTCAAATTCATTGTCGTTAGGAGGAGAAATTGCAGCTCCGTGATGAATTACCACATCAGCTCCATTAGAGCCGTTGACTCCTGCATCAAAGAACGTGACTTGAGGAGTTTCACGAAAGACATTAGTAGCGACAAAATTCAGAGAAGTCTTTTTTTTCTTTTTTGATTGATTCCACTTGACTTTGATTTTTATTGAGTCATTTAAATTTCTCAAAACAGGACAGTCCTTCGTGGCCTTTTGAAGGACCTTTAATTGATCAGCTCCTAAATTAGTTGGCATATCAATTTGAAGTAATAAAGATCTAATCTTGCGAGGACCTTGAGTTGTCATCTTCTTATCAATTGCAATTGTTATTTCATCTAATTTCCAACCTTTTTCTTTGGCAGTGATTCCCATCACTGTAAGGAAACAAGTCCCTACAGCTGTAGCTAATAAATCAGTAGGAGCAAAATTCTCTCCTTTACCTGCATGGTCAATAGGTGCATCGGTCCTAAGAGTTTCTCCAGACTGCACATGCTTAGCTTCTGAATGCAAATCTCCTAGATATCGACAAATAATCCTGTCTACACTTCGTAGAGCTTACAAGAGGATTTTGTGGGATGAAGTTTGCATTCCTCTTCCCAAAATTTAAGTTGCTTTTCATCCGGCAAATTGTAAGAGAAATCATGGATGCGATCAAGATCTCTCAGTACATTTTCTATTACAGTAAAAGGAGTTCTTAATTTCATAATTCTCCTGTTCGGCTGATTCATTTATAACACATTTGCGTGAATTAAATATAGGGTTCTTACGAAAGTATTTATGCTTTACGGTTCTCACTCACTAAAGTGTTATTAACCGAATCAGGTGATATTTACCGTATAGATTTCTTCGGTTTACATCATTAGTTCTTGCTGAAACTTGGTGCAGAATAATGGTGTTCCCGCATAAAACATCATGTACACATCCTTATTCGATGCAGTTTTTGCTGACTCATTCTTTTCTCCAATGAGGACTGTTTATGTGGTCTCTGACAGCCAACTAGAGGAGATCAAGCTTAAGCAACGGCAGGAGGAACTCGACAATCTTGAAGCTTCCCGCAAGAGACTGGAAAAGACCTATCAATCTCGCATCAAAATCATTGATGAGCGAGAGCATGAGCTTCAAGAAGAACTCAAAGCGTTAGCCCCAGGAGAAAAAACCCCTGAACTCTCTACTGAAGAGACTGAAAAGTGTGATGTTAAGGATTAAGCCGTTCGGCTAGCTGAGTGATGGGGATCACTAATGACGTCTAGAGAGCCCTAAGAGGGTCCCTTTTTCTTGCAATTTCAGATTTACAAATTTCAAAAAGCAGAAAAAGTCGACTGAGGAAGAATAGAAATGATTAAGGCTTTGATCTCGAAGGAAGAAAACTCAATCGTCATAAACCTTGCAATGAGAATTGGTTGGATGCTCTTCGCATTCTTCATCCCAAAAATCTAAATTTGGCTCTTGGTTATTTACCTCTAATTCGAGACCACATTCCTTAATAGGCACATCAACATCATCGATCGTACAAACGATGTTATCTAGTGGTTTGTTCTTCATTGCATCCCCAAGGATGTCGAATGTTGTAGTTAGTTTCATTGGAAACCTCCTTTGCATGCAACTGCAAATTCATGCCAGAACTCCCGGGCACCTAGAAAAGCCAAGCATCCAAGAGAAACACCAACAGCTATTGGGAGAATAGATTCAATTAAGTTGAGTCCTTCTTGATAGTTCATTACAGACCTCCTGAGGAAGTTTTGCGAGGGGCTTGCGACCAAAGCCCCCCTAAAGCCAGTCAGAGCATTAACCTTGTATTTATTGCCCATCTAGGCTCTACTTAATTTTTAATTGTTAATAGCAACAATGTCTATGGTGCTATTACTAAAGTACTTACACTCAATAATCTATTCATGGAA includes:
- a CDS encoding OsmC family protein — protein: MQSGETLRTDAPIDHAGKGENFAPTDLLATAVGTCFLTVMGITAKEKGWKLDEITIAIDKKMTTQGPRKIRSLLLQIDMPTNLGADQLKVLQKATKDCPVLRNLNDSIKIKVKWNQSKKKKKTSLNFVATNVFRETPQVTFFDAGVNGSNGADVVIHHGAAISPPNDNEFEQYYVHYHQIDHNLVLEGSRTFTLLNPAWDEPHHVIYLNPKMGALQIPIGTYHQSVSGTEGSMVLNQAVRDKNFDPSKEFIPVSLRDRADLRNAKAAEPVYWIWDDGRIRRLKVGRASKANVFCKRNAAPKVG
- a CDS encoding virion host shutoff-like protein, whose product is MKLTTTFDILGDAMKNKPLDNIVCTIDDVDVPIKECGLELEVNNQEPNLDFWDEECEEHPTNSHCKVYDD